Part of the Diprion similis isolate iyDipSimi1 chromosome 4, iyDipSimi1.1, whole genome shotgun sequence genome is shown below.
tataagaaaaaaaataccagagAGTGTACTCTAATGAACCAATTCTCGCAACAGACAAATATTCTACTGTTTATTTAGCTTTGGCCCTCTAGATTTGTGCTCTTATAAATAGACACGGTTCTCTGGTGTCGGTATGTTTACAAAAGATAGCAGAACAGAGGTCAAAGGTGATTAGTAGTGGGGCTCCTTCCCTTTCTGGTGAAATCCTAACTGACATGCATTGTGTCAGTACAAACATGGAGTCCTGAAAGAAACATTGGCTCATGTGCTTAAACAAACTTGTCCACATACTTATGTTCATTTGTAAATAGTAAAATCTTTGTAATATCAGTAATGGAATTATCAAGTGACATTAGATGAAGATGTGATTGatacaaaactgaaaatactCAATTAATAATTGCATATTAATATCCAATTTCGAATAATCGACGTCAAATAACTATAACTTGAAgttctttaattttcaaaaggtGAAGCAAATAACTAGTAGCCTTGAAGAAGAACGCAGCTGGGGTTTGGAAttggagagtgagagagatcAGTTGAAGGAGCGTCTTGAAGCTGAGGTTCAACTCAGGGAAGGTTCTATCGAAGAGAGAAATCAGGAGATCGACCAGCTAAGGGAAAGAGTCAAACAGTTGGAAGAGCAGATATTTAAGTGGGAAAGCCTGTCACAGCAACAGAAGAGTGAGTTGTCAGAAAAGGACAGAAtcatcaaagaaaaaagtctCCAGCTTGAGGAAAGACTTCGTTCTTGTGATGAGCTGACCAACGACTgcgagaagagaaagaaacaagTTGATTCCTTGAGAGCTTCGGTCAAGGCGAGGGATGACGCTCTGATAGAACTTACGAACAAGCACAAATTTCTTCTGTCGCAGGTGTGTTACCAGCTTTAGGGAATACTGGTTATAACGATATCTAGAttaatcatattttcattgttgttTCAGTTTGAATGCAACTCCCCaaaacctaaaatttgttcgcCGCCAAGGAGCCCGACAACACTAAACTCTGTTGATGAATTACATCTGCAAACAACGATGGGCCAAAGATCGAGCTGCCTACGGAGTCCAGAGAAGAAAAACACTTCTCTTGACTGGGAGCCAAACAAGGAAAAGTCTTCGAGGCACAGTTCACAGGTATAGAGAAACAGCTCTGCTGTCATGCACGATTAGTCTAAATTGAATGCTGGAGATTGTACATCAATGTGCgagtataatttttctacTGAGTTATTCAAATACTATTGAGTTATTCAAATTCTCAGGATTTGGAGGAATACGATAGTGAGACGAAGCGACACCAAGAAGCCAACAAGCAGTTAACTTTGAAGCTTTGTAATACTCAGAAGACTGTTGAGGCTGCtgatcaaaaatacaaaaagctAACCATGGATCACGAAAAGGCAGTTAAAATGATTCAAGGATTTATGGAAAGGCAACAGCAGTTGGAGGACAAATTAGTGAAAAAGGATCGTAAACTTATGGAACTAGAAGTTGAACTGAGCAGACTGAGGAGTCAAGATTGCACAAAGTCCAATCGCAGAGTCCCATCAGCTAGACGTGATCTAACCAATGAGATGTTTGACGACCCGGAGCGGGACCCATGCAATCAGGTCTTTATGAAACCCTTTTTGTTATACTCTAGTTGAATGTTTCTAGATTCGTGAGAGCAGTTTCtcctttttgttttgatatattttttctgacTCATTTAAGATTGCATCAATCATGGTGAGTTATTGATAGATTATGTCATTTCTTCATtaattccttgatttttttactatttcaaaCCTTGTGAAATGTACAGACATTTCGTGGTTCATATACTTGACGCAGaaatatgtgtaaaaaaatgtttttttaatttattagttGGTATATTTCGTcgtgttttttctatttctttcagACACAttgatttcatttcttcttcttctctgctATCTTCTACCTCTTCCACCACTGCAAATATTTGCATGCTCGACGCTTTTTTACTTCTGTTTGTTTTgctatttactttttttatgtATGTGATTCTAAGAATCAGTTGTACGGCTATACACACAACTTAAAAAAGGGTATGGATGAAGGATTTACGTTCCTCAAATAAAGCGTTCAACACTGCAATTTTATTACAGCAGGTTActacaaaattgttttttttcgagtgTATGTATACTGTTAAAAGTGCGACTCTGTGATATGTAAGTTCTTATAGCACAGTCGAAGTGAAAGCAGCTGTCTTATGCTGCAGATCTGCCATTCATTGaagaactttgaaaactgatactattttatattatctacaaaaattttatgaacaaCATTTAACAAAAGCGTCCTTTTATTACATTCTTTGGCAGTGATATCTGTCACATTCTAGGCAATAGAATTTGgaccaaaaaaatattttcataaagtATTCTTGCACAGTTTTCGAAGATGTGCGACGATATATTCAATGGGCATAGTGACATAAAAAGTGGACTGAAGAGGGCAGTGCTGTAGTTTTGTTTATGATATACACAAGCGCTGCGTATTGTATTGCGTAGGGATCATCGAACTGTGAAATCACACCAAGTGTTCTCTTTGAATAACAGTTTCATTTCTACCTTATTTCTTGGTCTTGGAAACAATTTTCTTCTAGATTTTTGCACCAAAATGCTACACTTTTTAAATTGCACTTAATGCCTTTTTATCATTGGTATCACAATCTCGAgaccaaaataataatactgccACTACAGCAAAAACTTGCACTCGtctttcccatttaaatatcATAATTTCACTCTGACCTGACTTGGGCATGAGAAGGTATATTTTAAAGATCTCGAGCTTTTATTCTCTTCAAGGATTGGACACATTTAGTAATGAGGTTCTGTTCAATAtttcatatgaaaaaattttactaagACAGATCAGTGGGAAAATGATATGCCTTGCGAAAATATTTCCCCATTTGAGAAATAGCGTCAACACTACATGAGCTATGGCAGGGACATGGCTcaatatttatcttttatcaGGCTACATGCAAATTGATACTGAAAACtcttacgaaaaataattaatctttgaaaataaactagactttctgaaataaaattgatcaattatACGAAAGAATACTAAatttaaatatgtaaaaaaataaacattttatcaACTGCACAGTAGAATCCGTTGATTTACCCTTTCTTTAAGAGGAGCTGTGTACTTGGTAATTGAATTGtataaagaattaatattagacTTTCCTCCATAGGGTAAAGTACATTCTGCCTCGTTGCTGCGCAGTTTTGTCTACGGTATGAGTACGATAAAGACCCCTTGATGACCTAAATCATTTAGTATtgatacaaattttattaacgTGTTGAtataaattgacaaaaattgacTCAtgcttgaaataaattttattgtgtatataggtaatttatttcaattaaagtcaatttaaataaattacttgtgtggttaattttttttttctcaccaaataTTACAACATCATTTATGAATCGTGATCagaatttgttgtttttttcttttgtcgtgttaatttatttttattgatttcggGTATGCATCTGTGGTGTTTAAGTGTGTCGTTTGCTTCGATaatgtttgaataataaataataaatttggcGCCTGATAGtttttatctatatatttCAATAAGTTTGTCACCTTATATATTTCACTTTACGCGGATCAGATGGTGACACATTTTGATGAAGCCACTAAATACTATTTCTAGGTATTTTATTATAGCTTGCAAGACAAATTCCAGAGTAATTTTTAACTTAATATATccaatatgaaataattttttgttcgcaAGTAAGAAATATGCAAGCTAAGCTGATATTACGTTAACTTAGCAGAAGTTCGACTTTTGGAATCCGGAGATAGTTACAGCAAAGCTTAAAGAAGAGACGCCTTTCGTCTAATTATAGAATCCAACTGCTCATTCCCTGCAGTCCATGCTGCTGGCTTTTAAAGATCACTCTAGTCAGCCAGCAGCAGGCTACTCCTAGGTTTATACTCATCCTATAAGAACATCTCAGTGGCAGTTTCTCAACTAGAATGTGGAAGTTTGAAATAATCACTGTTACTAAATTTCACACATGTTAATAAGTTATTTCTACATATTTTCTTCGAGAAAATACGTACCGAAGtacatgaaagaaaaaacaacttgTAACAATGTATAACTTCAATATCAATTactgatatttataattatggtGATTTCTTCACAAGTGCtacaattcattatttttttgattccaTGTTTCAAACTTTGTATGTATTTctcgatataataatatatacaaagtagtatttatattaatttttttgattcgaCCCAATAAGCAACGATGTTTTCCTGTTTGTGTGCCTCGGTCAGAATGGAGGTAGGTAAACAGTAACAAAGGTTGCAGCATGTATTTCTGTGGTGATATATACCTTCTGCCAAGTTTCTGTCTGTTAGGTTTCACGGAAattttgttcttgttttcttGTCACCTACCACAGCTTTTAACCCCGATCTTGATTGGTCCAATCTAAAATACTCTTATTCACTATTTCTTATGCAAAGTCCATTCTATTtgggttgaaaattgaatttttgtgcCGAATTACTAAAGCAGAAGCTTACatcaaagtttatttattttggtaTGTCAACATGGAAATAGGACTATCACTATGTAGCATAAATCGAACTCACATGCCGGAAGCAGATCTTATGCAGTGAAATCTgattttgaaatcaaaaaatctttcaggatCCAGTTATTGTCACGCTTGTACCGCCGAGACGTTGGCCaaagaaaactaaaaactaGACTTATTGACACACATATAAATGCTTCAATCAGCTTTGAACCATTGCGCAGTATTCAACTCGTGCATGTTTTATTGTAATACATTTCGaatattgtaaattgaattttctgaataaaGTTCGAATTATTTACAGCTTATGGAAAATTACTTCCGAGTTTCATTTGACCGGGGaatacgttttttcttttttctgcattACAGCAACGCTTTGAGGAAATGGAGGGCAAGATTAACGACCTGAGAATACAAATCGATACTATTAAGGCTGAGAAGAGTAAACTAGAAATGCAGATTCAAGCCGAATCCCAGGTAAATAGCAATACCAACAAGTACAGAATTTGTCATTGAATAAAGCAGATTTATGGTTGTTGTTTTTCCTTAATAaggaagaataattttaagCTTAAAATTGCATAGGTAGTGTCTGAAATAgaattttgttcattttataGGAAGTACAAGAACAACTGAAAGACCGAGAACAAAAAATAGTATCTTTGGAGTCTGAGAAAAACACAATTAGCGTTGAGTTATCAGAGAAAGTTGTCGAACTCGATAAACTGAAGGAAGCCTACAATCAGGCAAGTCTTAAAATCGAAGAAAGCTGCCGAACAAACGACTTGGGTGACGAGTATAGCCTGCGAGAAGAGTTGGTGTTGAAAAATGCACTGATTGAGGacaaggataaaaaaattgaacaattgaGCAAAGAACTACAAATCCGAACGCAGAATCTACAAAAACTTGTCAATACGGAATTGTGGAGcaagaataaagaaattgcCAAATTACATAATCACATGACTGCAACCCATAGTCACGAAAGGAGCAGGAACAGGTCTGAATCAGCCTTAGATAATTCTGGATTGCAAGTAACAACATTGATCAAAGAACTGTCAGACCTTGGTGTAcaagtaaaaattgtaaatgacACTGTGCAATTGAATTACGTCAATGGAAATGAGTCGATAGACttaaaaatgatgaagagTTACATAGAAACCCTTTTAGAACAACGAAATGagttggaaaaagaaatagattACCTCAAATGGTTGAAACTTATTACGAAACCTGATATAACTAATGAAATCGAAAGCTCTGGGTCAGAAACCGAGAGAGCACGAAAGTATTGTGAACTATTACGAACACATCTTAAAGAGCTGGTCAGATTTATGAAAGAAATGTTGAGTAAAGCTAATCATTCGGAAATAATTAGTATGgaacataaaaaaatagtgTTGGACGTATTTTTGGATTCTAAAATTTTACCCGACAATTTTATACAATCTTTTGAAGAAATACCCGGTGGTGATGTGGTTGGAGAACACTCAtcccgacgtcattttgctgAAGAACGTTTAGTTGATAGTGTTGGGAAGAAGAGTCACTCCGAAAATTTACTGGCAGTGCGAAAGAATCAAAATTCGACTCACTCAGATTCGGAGGCATTTTCAGAGCCAGACAGAACAGTTTCGCTTGCTAGAATCGGACTACAAGAACTGCATCATAAAGCTAGCAACAAACATAGATTCTCTAAGTATACGAAAACGTTTAGTGATTCTGAGGACTCTATGGATTATGTTCCTTACCACAAGACTTACCAGAGCGATTTGAATGACACGGATGAGACAAGTAATATACAGGAGCTAAAAGAAACCAACAATCAGCTATACTCGGAGCTGAATGCTCTCAGGAATGAGCTTACGAGGAAAACTTTATTCGATGATGTGAGTTCTGTTGAAGTGTAAACAAAATTAAGGCATCCAGATTATTTCAGGTTTCAAAACTCTGGCTCTGACTCCCACTTTGACCCAGTTTTCTTTCAGGCCTTTTCAACTtgtctatttttaatttaattgctTAACAAATTTATCGATATTTATCTACTTCCTGTAGATTAAGCTCAGGGATGCTTCTCTCAATATATTTTAGGGAATATTAGgcgtttttaataatttacttATCGAATGCGGCCATCCTTCgattttggaaataatttttctgactAATAAAATCTTCATTGTTTTTCAACAGAGATTTGACGAAAAATTGGCACCTTTAATCGCAAAGTTGGAACGTTCACAgagattttgtgaaaaattgcagGCGTCACTCGAAAAAAGAATGAGCGAATGCTACAcactgaaaaaagaaagtaaacaaAACAGCATACGTAAAGCACAGTTGGAGAAAAAGATTTCGGAGGTTGAAAATATGGCTATTGAATTAACTAAACAAAAGGCGGATCTTTTACATTCTAAAGAAAGCGCTGAGAGACAAACCTGTGAAATGCTAACAGCGCTCAATAGAGAAAATGATACGGTAATTATTAACTATTATAAATAGTGACTATTATCACATCGTTAGttagtttatatatataccgtttaTTTGATCCTGAATGTTTTTGATTGAACAGCTGCGaacaaagattaaaaaaatggaagaagaaaTGGAGGCAGCTAAAACGAATTTGGCAACAATAACTAAAGAAATGGATCAATTGACGCTTTCTCACTCCCAAGTTCTCGTCGAGAATACAAAACTAATCAATGAAAAACTGAGGCTGGAACAAGACGTGCGCAAAAACGACAGTAGATATGATATTGCACTACGGTCTCTGCACGAGAAATATACCAAAGAGGTATGTACACAATAAATTGGATGTATGGCTTTTAAATATTCTAGCATGAGCAACGTTATTGTTTCCACATATTTTAGATAGCAGACCTGAATCAACTTAACGATTCGCAGCGATTACGTATGCAGGAGTTGGAAATGATAAACAAAGAGTTACGAAGGCATGTCGTAACTTGCGAGGCCAGTGATTCTGCGCCAAGTTCGAGTGGTATTTCATCCATTCCAACTGACACGACGATTAAACAAAGTTGTGACGATATAATCCAAGAATATCATTCCTACAATGTAAGTTTATATGTATCAATTAGATTAACCTCTTGTTTATTCAGTCTTATTCCAcgattgtaaaattaattcctCTTTTTTCTGCATCAGGGCTCTCAGTATTGGTTGCCAATAAATTATCCGACTCTTACGGGTCGCAGTAAGTCGAGCTGTTCCCCTGACTTGGGAATCGAGAGCGATGCGGCGctgacgacaacgacgacccGACCTTTGAAAGACACTTTGAAAATAACCGAATCTATGACAAATCTTCTCAGCGAGGATGAGAACTGTAATACAAACCGAGAACTCAGAGATTTAGACAGTGAAAGCCCGCTGCCTACAGAAGGTAGTCtgattgtattatttattaaagtaCACAGTTACATCTcagttgatttaatttttatctagcttacataattattacaattctacgtataaatatttaatttaactcTTCGCTTGACTATCCGTGTggatttaatattttattactgaAGTATGCCGCGTATTCATGTGATAAAAAAGTTAATTCgatgtacattttttattgcattgtttaattattttaatttcaattttataggtGGGCATACATATAGTAGTATGTATTCTGAACAGTTAAGTTCGACGTTATGCTTTTGGCACTGATTATAACATATTTTATCCCTCCTCATTAATTATGAATTACGTACACAATTCTTTCAACTTGAATCGTgcaattagaaaaattaacgtccataggtattattatacatgaaatATTTCCTTGTGAATTGATCTTCACTAAAGAGGAGAGTAACAGATCTCTGGACCACAGAGTCTGCGGAAACTTCTATGGGTGTTTCTTTGATCCAAAATATGGAAATTCTGATTTGTATTTCTATCCATTGGGCCTTCCTTCGTTCGATTTACACTACATCAggttgtagaaaatttacaattcatACTTTGCTATGGCTCTGAATTAATAGATTATCTGTTTACACTTGAGTCTATGAGAACCTGTTGACGAAAGTTCAAGCGAGAATAATGGAAATTCATATATTAGGCAAAAATACACTACAGGTTTCATTTATAAGAGCATTCCACTCATTAAACTGCTACtataatcaattttaatcGGAGCAAAGAACGACCCAATGGATGAAGCTACACATGAAAAGCACTATATTTTTGGGGTAGAGAATCGCCTCCAGAAGTTTCAGCAGAATCCATGATTCGGGGGTCTCATGCTCTCCTTGCAAGTACATATACCCACGCGTAATGtttatgatttatttatttactatcTTCATTGGTCAACCATTACATACCTAATATTATAAAGCTTGCATCAATcacatatatttttccattacTAAGCAGACTGAAATCTCACCTGCAGTTCTGCATATAAAacgcttatatgtatataatatgcatgATAACTAATTAAAAGATCACACAACATTTGTTAAATATAGGAAAATCTCTTTGTAATAAGAATGAGTTCTCTGTATGTGGCTGGGTCAGAGAAcattattttttgcttttatgTCAACTAGGCTgctttctccttttctctttttctttactttcttaCCACAGGGTTATTATTTTCCTGAAACTCAAGTATGTTACAgagatttttttgtcaatctACGTGATTGGGGAACCAATGCATCAGTTTTGATCCAAGCAAACTTATCTCGAGAATGGTTCATCTGACAACAAATATGCATATCAATGGTACTGTGGTGGTTTTCTACGATTTTCcaatcaacaatttttactcTCACGAAGGTgtttcaaatcaatttaatgaaacGTACAGTCTAAAACTTCTTCGTAAGTCTCGTACAGTTCAGTGACTTCAGTAATAGTCGTTGAGCTTTACAAGGCACTTACATTTTCGATTACCAGGCAAGAAAGTAGCCGGGTTGACTTGCAACgctttatttattgataaaagTACTGAGGAATCTCTTAAATTTGAATGAACGCAGAAATGCCTGTTTGAATCAGTACTAACACTTTaagttaatatttatttatctgaaATTGAAGTAGCCTGGTGATACTTGTatctacaaaatgaaaaaagaaaacattccACAGGGATACTCTTTATAGCTTAGCCAGCCAAATATGAAGTAACCCATTAATGTTGAACATATTCGGATAAAATtgagaatgaaacaaaatgaatgaatattttattaatgcGCAGGTCTGAACGAAATGGAAGTGTTGAAGCAGGAAAATGAGGCACTGAAGCGACGACTGATGAAAACTAGAAGAGCTTTGGAAGATACATTTCAGCATCTTTCtgcatcgaataaaaataaaaaaaatgttgaaaaggcGATAACTAAGCA
Proteins encoded:
- the LOC124406129 gene encoding CDK5 regulatory subunit-associated protein 2 isoform X3; amino-acid sequence: MIREFPDDTEASINYFETTNLTLQDITIDHTLPCINGTHGRSPGKAATTGPGLGAVRGVPGVVQGTGGRTMKEYEDQLGMLKKENFNLKLRIYFLEERMGITSADEDAIKKNIELKVEVESLRKELIEKQDLLSQAAKAFELIEEQKEASSRNQTQYQRSLDFERERIAELERELEEYKEKLADTSAYYKEEYGITPEESLENKEKLHQMEELVVALEVEVKQITSSLEEERSWGLELESERDQLKERLEAEVQLREGSIEERNQEIDQLRERVKQLEEQIFKWESLSQQQKSELSEKDRIIKEKSLQLEERLRSCDELTNDCEKRKKQVDSLRASVKARDDALIELTNKHKFLLSQFECNSPKPKICSPPRSPTTLNSVDELHLQTTMGQRSSCLRSPEKKNTSLDWEPNKEKSSRHSSQDLEEYDSETKRHQEANKQLTLKLCNTQKTVEAADQKYKKLTMDHEKAVKMIQGFMERQQQLEDKLVKKDRKLMELEVELSRLRSQDCTKSNRRVPSARRDLTNEMFDDPERDPCNQQRFEEMEGKINDLRIQIDTIKAEKSKLEMQIQAESQEVQEQLKDREQKIVSLESEKNTISVELSEKVVELDKLKEAYNQASLKIEESCRTNDLGDEYSLREELVLKNALIEDKDKKIEQLSKELQIRTQNLQKLVNTELWSKNKEIAKLHNHMTATHSHERSRNRSESALDNSGLQVTTLIKELSDLGVQVKIVNDTVQLNYVNGNESIDLKMMKSYIETLLEQRNELEKEIDYLKWLKLITKPDITNEIESSGSETERARKYCELLRTHLKELVRFMKEMLSKANHSEIISMEHKKIVLDVFLDSKILPDNFIQSFEEIPGGDVVGEHSSRRHFAEERLVDSVGKKSHSENLLAVRKNQNSTHSDSEAFSEPDRTVSLARIGLQELHHKASNKHRFSKYTKTFSDSEDSMDYVPYHKTYQSDLNDTDETSNIQELKETNNQLYSELNALRNELTRKTLFDDRFDEKLAPLIAKLERSQRFCEKLQASLEKRMSECYTLKKESKQNSIRKAQLEKKISEVENMAIELTKQKADLLHSKESAERQTCEMLTALNRENDTLRTKIKKMEEEMEAAKTNLATITKEMDQLTLSHSQVLVENTKLINEKLRLEQDVRKNDSRYDIALRSLHEKYTKEIADLNQLNDSQRLRMQELEMINKELRRHVVTCEASDSAPSSSGISSIPTDTTIKQSCDDIIQEYHSYNGSQYWLPINYPTLTGRSKSSCSPDLGIESDAALTTTTTRPLKDTLKITESMTNLLSEDENCNTNRELRDLDSESPLPTEGGHTYSSLNEMEVLKQENEALKRRLMKTRRALEDTFQHLSASNKNKKNVEKAITKQLMITKTILKKTRTYEESFEN
- the LOC124406129 gene encoding CDK5 regulatory subunit-associated protein 2 isoform X8, translating into MSFLNGYSTYNPQSHSATSPPRTSIWGSSHSPFRSTNLTLQDITIDHTLPCINGTHGRSPGKAATTGPGLGAVRGVPGVVQGTGGRTMKEYEDQLGMLKKENFNLKLRIYFLEERMGITSADEDAIKKNIELKVEVESLRKELIEKQDLLSQAAKAFELIEEQKEASSRNQTQYQRSLDFERERIAELERELEEYKEKLADTSAYYKEEYGITPEESLENKEKLHQMEELVVALEVEVKQITSSLEEERSWGLELESERDQLKERLEAEVQLREGSIEERNQEIDQLRERVKQLEEQIFKWESLSQQQKSELSEKDRIIKEKSLQLEERLRSCDELTNDCEKRKKQVDSLRASVKARDDALIELTNKHKFLLSQFECNSPKPKICSPPRSPTTLNSVDELHLQTTMGQRSSCLRSPEKKNTSLDWEPNKEKSSRHSSQDLEEYDSETKRHQEANKQLTLKLCNTQKTVEAADQKYKKLTMDHEKAVKMIQGFMERQQQLEDKLVKKDRKLMELEVELSRLRSQDCTKSNRRVPSARRDLTNEMFDDPERDPCNQQRFEEMEGKINDLRIQIDTIKAEKSKLEMQIQAESQEVQEQLKDREQKIVSLESEKNTISVELSEKVVELDKLKEAYNQASLKIEESCRTNDLGDEYSLREELVLKNALIEDKDKKIEQLSKELQIRTQNLQKLVNTELWSKNKEIAKLHNHMTATHSHERSRNRSESALDNSGLQVTTLIKELSDLGVQVKIVNDTVQLNYVNGNESIDLKMMKSYIETLLEQRNELEKEIDYLKWLKLITKPDITNEIESSGSETERARKYCELLRTHLKELVRFMKEMLSKANHSEIISMEHKKIVLDVFLDSKILPDNFIQSFEEIPGGDVVGEHSSRRHFAEERLVDSVGKKSHSENLLAVRKNQNSTHSDSEAFSEPDRTVSLARIGLQELHHKASNKHRFSKYTKTFSDSEDSMDYVPYHKTYQSDLNDTDETSNIQELKETNNQLYSELNALRNELTRKTLFDDRFDEKLAPLIAKLERSQRFCEKLQASLEKRMSECYTLKKESKQNSIRKAQLEKKISEVENMAIELTKQKADLLHSKESAERQTCEMLTALNRENDTLRTKIKKMEEEMEAAKTNLATITKEMDQLTLSHSQVLVENTKLINEKLRLEQDVRKNDSRYDIALRSLHEKYTKEIADLNQLNDSQRLRMQELEMINKELRRHVVTCEASDSAPSSSGISSIPTDTTIKQSCDDIIQEYHSYNGSQYWLPINYPTLTGRSKSSCSPDLGIESDAALTTTTTRPLKDTLKITESMTNLLSEDENCNTNRELRDLDSESPLPTEGGHTYSSMYSEQSERNGSVEAGK
- the LOC124406129 gene encoding centrosomin isoform X4; protein product: MDIQRTIPSRTVQPLHRELVSGVVLTVHLEGTHGRSPGKAATTGPGLGAVRGVPGVVQGTGGRTMKEYEDQLGMLKKENFNLKLRIYFLEERMGITSADEDAIKKNIELKVEVESLRKELIEKQDLLSQAAKAFELIEEQKEASSRNQTQYQRSLDFERERIAELERELEEYKEKLADTSAYYKEEYGITPEESLENKEKLHQMEELVVALEVEVKQITSSLEEERSWGLELESERDQLKERLEAEVQLREGSIEERNQEIDQLRERVKQLEEQIFKWESLSQQQKSELSEKDRIIKEKSLQLEERLRSCDELTNDCEKRKKQVDSLRASVKARDDALIELTNKHKFLLSQFECNSPKPKICSPPRSPTTLNSVDELHLQTTMGQRSSCLRSPEKKNTSLDWEPNKEKSSRHSSQDLEEYDSETKRHQEANKQLTLKLCNTQKTVEAADQKYKKLTMDHEKAVKMIQGFMERQQQLEDKLVKKDRKLMELEVELSRLRSQDCTKSNRRVPSARRDLTNEMFDDPERDPCNQQRFEEMEGKINDLRIQIDTIKAEKSKLEMQIQAESQEVQEQLKDREQKIVSLESEKNTISVELSEKVVELDKLKEAYNQASLKIEESCRTNDLGDEYSLREELVLKNALIEDKDKKIEQLSKELQIRTQNLQKLVNTELWSKNKEIAKLHNHMTATHSHERSRNRSESALDNSGLQVTTLIKELSDLGVQVKIVNDTVQLNYVNGNESIDLKMMKSYIETLLEQRNELEKEIDYLKWLKLITKPDITNEIESSGSETERARKYCELLRTHLKELVRFMKEMLSKANHSEIISMEHKKIVLDVFLDSKILPDNFIQSFEEIPGGDVVGEHSSRRHFAEERLVDSVGKKSHSENLLAVRKNQNSTHSDSEAFSEPDRTVSLARIGLQELHHKASNKHRFSKYTKTFSDSEDSMDYVPYHKTYQSDLNDTDETSNIQELKETNNQLYSELNALRNELTRKTLFDDRFDEKLAPLIAKLERSQRFCEKLQASLEKRMSECYTLKKESKQNSIRKAQLEKKISEVENMAIELTKQKADLLHSKESAERQTCEMLTALNRENDTLRTKIKKMEEEMEAAKTNLATITKEMDQLTLSHSQVLVENTKLINEKLRLEQDVRKNDSRYDIALRSLHEKYTKEIADLNQLNDSQRLRMQELEMINKELRRHVVTCEASDSAPSSSGISSIPTDTTIKQSCDDIIQEYHSYNGSQYWLPINYPTLTGRSKSSCSPDLGIESDAALTTTTTRPLKDTLKITESMTNLLSEDENCNTNRELRDLDSESPLPTEGGHTYSSLNEMEVLKQENEALKRRLMKTRRALEDTFQHLSASNKNKKNVEKAITKQLMITKTILKKTRTYEESFEN